Proteins from one Algicella marina genomic window:
- a CDS encoding NAD(P)H-dependent oxidoreductase, which translates to MKTVERRILVLYAHPSHERSEVNRPLARATRRISDITFVDLYGEYPTSDIDIDVEQARLREHDVIVFMFPMYWYSTPAILKEWQDLVLEYGFAYGEGGTALRGKVFLASLTTGGPEDAYSTEGYNRFTIRELLAPLEQTARLCGMRYIAPFVLHGARRAAEEGRVGAHVAEWRQVLAALREGRLDIEAAGKVSHLNADIDALMKEES; encoded by the coding sequence ATGAAGACGGTCGAGCGGCGCATTCTGGTTCTCTATGCGCACCCGTCACACGAAAGATCAGAGGTCAACAGGCCGCTGGCGCGCGCAACCCGACGAATCAGCGATATTACCTTCGTCGATCTCTATGGCGAGTATCCGACTTCCGACATTGACATCGACGTGGAGCAGGCGCGCCTGCGGGAACACGATGTCATCGTCTTCATGTTTCCGATGTACTGGTATTCGACACCAGCCATTCTGAAAGAGTGGCAGGATCTGGTTCTCGAATACGGGTTCGCCTATGGCGAGGGCGGAACGGCTTTGCGGGGAAAGGTTTTTCTCGCCAGTCTGACGACCGGGGGGCCGGAGGATGCCTATTCGACGGAAGGCTACAACCGGTTCACGATCCGGGAACTGCTGGCACCGCTGGAGCAAACGGCGCGGCTGTGCGGCATGCGCTACATCGCACCCTTCGTACTGCATGGCGCAAGACGGGCAGCGGAAGAAGGCCGCGTAGGTGCGCATGTTGCCGAATGGCGGCAGGTACTGGCGGCGCTGCGGGAGGGCCGACTGGATATCGAGGCTGCCGGTAAGGTCAGCCATCTCAACGCTGACATCGACGCACTGATGAAAGAGGAGAGCTGA
- a CDS encoding DUF1127 domain-containing protein, which yields MAYLNQTIAANGTFTEKATAAFRVLQERYAQHKLYKRTLRELRELSARELADLGLSHANLHSIAYESVYGQ from the coding sequence ATGGCTTATCTGAACCAGACCATTGCCGCCAACGGCACCTTCACTGAAAAAGCAACCGCCGCATTCCGTGTACTGCAGGAGCGTTATGCCCAGCACAAGCTGTACAAACGCACGCTGCGTGAACTTCGCGAGCTTTCCGCACGCGAACTGGCCGATCTTGGCCTCAGCCACGCAAACCTGCATTCGATCGCTTACGAGAGCGTATACGGTCAGTAA
- a CDS encoding cation:proton antiporter, with protein sequence MENLLLQATIYLAAAVVAVPVANRLGLGSVLGYLIAGIVIGPLLGVVGAETQDLQHYAEFGVVMMLFLIGLELEPRALWAMRTRLIGLGGLQIVLTAGAVWALAWTLGISWSIGLAIGLVLALSSTAIVMQTLTEKGMTSSEGGRSAFSVLLSQDIAVIPMLALIPLLALPELVAHGEGPTMVVGEHGTVEADAGHGAEGDGHGSMNLLEGLPAWMVTGIVLGSVIVIVLGGHYLTRPVFRFIAHAKLQEIFTAAALLLIIGVALLMTVVGLSPALGTFLAGVVLANSEYKHELEANLEPFKGLLLGLFFITVGAGINFTLLFADFFVILGLTLALMALKFVILFGLGFVFRIRGQARWLYALSLAQAGEFGFVLLSFTTQNGVIPGEIAESLLLIVALSMLFTPGLFIFYDRVIARRITVEIPEDDEIQETGTVIIAGLGRFGQIVNRILLSQGHKTVVIDYHNDLVAGLRKFGVEGYFGDPSRPEMLLAAGIREASVLVVSLDDRQKAVEMVRHVSREHPHVKIVARAYDRIHTFELYAAGARDIVRETFDSSVRAGKYALLALGHHPFQVEKAARVYVKQDRAHLEELARVWDPERNPTENEAYVARARQINAELNAAMKGMRTEFHDRTERGWTPPPKGGRVREDVEREPRKGEQEAETDVETTGGID encoded by the coding sequence TTGGAAAACCTGCTGTTGCAGGCGACGATCTACCTTGCGGCGGCCGTCGTTGCGGTGCCCGTGGCCAACCGTCTCGGCCTTGGTTCCGTGCTTGGCTACCTGATTGCGGGAATCGTCATCGGGCCGCTGTTGGGCGTGGTCGGCGCCGAAACGCAGGATTTGCAGCACTACGCGGAGTTTGGCGTGGTGATGATGCTGTTCCTGATTGGCCTTGAACTGGAACCGCGGGCCCTGTGGGCCATGCGCACCCGGCTGATCGGGCTGGGTGGATTGCAGATCGTGCTGACGGCGGGGGCCGTTTGGGCATTGGCATGGACATTGGGCATTTCGTGGAGCATCGGCCTTGCCATCGGCCTGGTGCTGGCCCTTTCCTCCACCGCCATCGTGATGCAGACCCTGACGGAGAAGGGTATGACCTCCAGCGAGGGCGGCCGCTCCGCGTTTTCGGTCCTTCTGAGTCAGGACATTGCCGTTATCCCCATGTTGGCGCTGATCCCGCTTCTCGCGCTGCCGGAACTGGTGGCGCACGGCGAAGGGCCGACGATGGTGGTCGGCGAACACGGGACGGTTGAGGCAGATGCGGGTCACGGCGCCGAAGGAGATGGCCACGGCTCCATGAATCTGCTGGAAGGTTTGCCAGCATGGATGGTGACGGGGATCGTCCTCGGTTCCGTCATTGTCATCGTTCTGGGTGGTCACTATCTGACCCGGCCGGTGTTCAGGTTCATTGCTCATGCGAAACTGCAGGAAATATTCACGGCGGCGGCGCTGCTGCTGATCATCGGCGTGGCGTTGCTGATGACGGTTGTCGGACTGTCGCCTGCCTTGGGGACTTTTCTTGCCGGCGTCGTTCTGGCCAACAGCGAGTACAAACACGAACTCGAGGCCAACCTCGAACCGTTCAAGGGCCTTCTGCTTGGCCTCTTCTTCATCACGGTTGGAGCCGGGATAAATTTCACGCTTCTGTTTGCGGATTTCTTCGTCATTCTCGGGCTGACGCTGGCGTTGATGGCCTTGAAGTTCGTGATCCTGTTCGGTCTTGGGTTCGTGTTCCGGATACGGGGACAGGCCCGCTGGCTGTATGCGCTATCTCTGGCACAGGCCGGGGAGTTCGGGTTCGTTCTGCTCAGCTTCACGACTCAGAACGGCGTCATTCCGGGAGAGATCGCGGAAAGCCTGCTGCTGATCGTTGCACTTTCGATGTTGTTTACGCCCGGCTTGTTCATCTTCTATGACCGCGTTATCGCGCGCCGGATAACGGTTGAGATACCGGAGGATGACGAGATTCAGGAAACCGGAACCGTTATCATTGCCGGGCTTGGTCGCTTTGGCCAAATCGTGAATCGCATCCTATTGAGTCAGGGCCACAAGACGGTCGTCATCGATTACCACAATGATCTTGTCGCCGGGTTGCGCAAATTCGGAGTTGAAGGGTATTTCGGTGACCCGAGCCGCCCGGAGATGCTGCTGGCCGCGGGCATTCGGGAAGCGTCGGTTCTGGTCGTCTCGCTCGACGACAGGCAGAAGGCGGTGGAGATGGTGCGCCACGTCTCACGCGAGCATCCGCACGTGAAGATCGTTGCGCGTGCTTATGATCGCATCCACACGTTCGAGCTCTATGCCGCCGGTGCGCGGGATATCGTGAGAGAGACCTTCGACAGTTCCGTGCGCGCCGGGAAATATGCGCTGCTGGCGCTCGGCCATCATCCCTTTCAGGTAGAGAAGGCGGCGCGGGTCTACGTGAAGCAGGACCGTGCGCATCTGGAAGAACTGGCCCGTGTCTGGGATCCGGAAAGAAATCCGACGGAAAACGAGGCGTATGTTGCCCGGGCGCGCCAGATCAACGCGGAACTCAACGCCGCGATGAAGGGAATGCGCACGGAATTCCATGACCGGACAGAGCGTGGCTGGACGCCGCCGCCCAAGGGCGGAAGGGTGCGCGAAGACGTTGAACGAGAGCCGCGCAAAGGCGAGCAGGAGGCCGAGACGGACGTGGAGACCACCGGCGGAATCGATTGA
- a CDS encoding UvrD-helicase domain-containing protein yields MGEDETFDRWEGESLSARAMAARPTPYLDGLNPAQRQAVETLDGPVLVLAGAGTGKTRALTTRIAHLLNTGRAQPNEILAVTFTNKAAREMKERIGHHVGGMIEGMPWLGTFHSICVKLLRRHAELVDLKTNFTILDTDDQIRLLKQIIQAEGIDDKRWPARMLASLIDGWKNRCWTPEKVPSSEASAFNHRGTELFEQYQERLKVLNAVDFGDLLLHVVEIFQKHEDILAKYQRWFRYILVDEYQDTNVAQYLWLRLLAGGHKNICCVGDDDQSIYGWRGAEVGNILRFEKDFPGAEVIRLEQNYRSTPHILAAASGVIAANESRLGKTLWTDASDGEKVRLIGHWDGEEEARWIGEEVESMQNGTRGLDPMGLDNMAILVRASHQMRAFEDRFLTIGLPYRVIGGPRFYERLEIRDAMAYFRVTVSSDDGLAFERIVNTPKRGLGDKAQQMINKVARDNGVGPLEGARIVVRDKLLAARATNALRELIEGFDRWSAMLTAGHDHVELAEIILDESGYTDFWKNDKSPEAPGRLENLKELVKALNEFENIQGFLEHVSLVMDNGQEQEGEKVSIMTLHAAKGLEFPAVFLPGWEDGLFPSQRSMDESGLKGVEEERRLAYVGITRAEEVCTISFAANRRVYNQWQSSLPSRFIDELPAENVEVLTPPGLYGGGFGAAATAEIPGVMRGSGLQEKAARADAYNSPGWKRMAARAQHRGTRQPSEARNMVIDMEAASPFEIGERVFHQKFGYGRITDIEGDKVTVDFEKAGTKRVVASYISAEDQIPF; encoded by the coding sequence ATGGGTGAGGATGAAACCTTTGACAGGTGGGAAGGCGAAAGCCTGTCCGCCCGCGCGATGGCTGCGCGACCAACTCCCTACCTCGATGGGCTCAACCCCGCCCAGCGACAGGCAGTGGAAACACTGGACGGACCGGTTCTTGTCCTCGCTGGGGCCGGTACCGGCAAGACCCGCGCACTGACCACACGTATCGCGCATCTTCTCAACACCGGCCGCGCCCAACCCAACGAAATCCTCGCCGTCACCTTCACCAACAAGGCGGCGCGCGAGATGAAGGAGCGCATAGGCCACCACGTCGGCGGAATGATCGAGGGCATGCCATGGCTCGGCACCTTCCATTCCATCTGCGTCAAGCTGCTTCGCCGCCATGCCGAACTGGTGGACCTGAAGACTAATTTCACGATTCTCGACACCGATGATCAGATCCGCCTGCTCAAGCAGATCATCCAGGCTGAAGGCATCGACGACAAACGCTGGCCAGCCCGTATGCTGGCCAGTCTGATCGACGGCTGGAAAAACCGGTGCTGGACTCCGGAAAAGGTGCCCTCGTCGGAAGCTTCAGCCTTCAACCATAGGGGCACCGAACTTTTCGAGCAGTATCAGGAACGGTTGAAGGTGCTGAACGCCGTGGATTTCGGCGACTTGCTGCTGCATGTCGTCGAGATTTTCCAGAAACACGAAGACATTCTCGCGAAGTATCAGCGCTGGTTCCGCTACATCCTCGTCGATGAGTATCAGGACACCAACGTTGCCCAGTATCTCTGGCTGCGGTTACTGGCCGGCGGTCACAAGAACATCTGCTGCGTAGGCGACGACGATCAGTCGATATATGGCTGGCGCGGGGCCGAAGTCGGTAACATTCTTCGTTTCGAAAAGGACTTTCCCGGCGCCGAGGTAATCCGGCTGGAGCAGAATTACCGCTCCACGCCCCATATCCTCGCCGCCGCCTCCGGCGTGATCGCCGCCAACGAGTCCCGTCTCGGCAAGACCCTCTGGACGGATGCGAGCGACGGCGAGAAGGTCCGCCTCATCGGTCACTGGGACGGCGAGGAAGAGGCTCGGTGGATCGGCGAGGAAGTCGAGAGCATGCAGAACGGCACCCGCGGGCTCGACCCGATGGGACTCGACAACATGGCGATCCTCGTCCGCGCCAGCCACCAGATGCGCGCCTTCGAGGATCGATTCCTCACAATCGGCCTGCCCTACCGCGTGATCGGCGGCCCCCGCTTCTACGAACGGCTCGAGATTCGCGACGCGATGGCCTATTTTCGTGTCACCGTCAGTTCCGACGACGGCCTCGCCTTTGAGCGCATCGTCAACACTCCGAAACGCGGCCTCGGCGACAAGGCCCAACAGATGATCAACAAGGTGGCACGCGACAACGGCGTCGGCCCGCTGGAAGGCGCCCGGATCGTCGTGCGTGACAAGCTTCTGGCTGCCCGCGCGACCAATGCCCTACGCGAACTGATCGAAGGCTTCGACCGCTGGTCCGCGATGCTCACGGCCGGGCACGACCACGTGGAACTTGCCGAGATCATCCTCGATGAATCCGGCTACACGGATTTCTGGAAGAACGACAAGAGTCCCGAGGCACCGGGACGGCTGGAGAACCTCAAGGAACTCGTGAAGGCGCTGAACGAGTTCGAGAACATTCAGGGCTTTCTGGAGCACGTCTCCCTCGTGATGGACAACGGCCAGGAGCAGGAGGGCGAGAAAGTTTCGATCATGACGCTTCACGCTGCCAAGGGTCTCGAATTCCCTGCCGTCTTCCTGCCCGGCTGGGAAGACGGTCTCTTTCCGTCCCAGCGCTCAATGGACGAAAGCGGCCTCAAGGGCGTGGAGGAGGAACGCCGCCTCGCCTATGTCGGCATCACGCGGGCCGAAGAGGTCTGCACCATCAGTTTTGCTGCCAACCGGCGTGTCTACAACCAGTGGCAATCCTCCCTGCCTTCACGCTTCATCGACGAACTGCCAGCGGAGAATGTGGAAGTCCTCACGCCCCCCGGCCTCTATGGCGGCGGCTTCGGTGCGGCGGCCACGGCCGAAATTCCGGGCGTCATGCGCGGCTCCGGTCTGCAGGAGAAGGCGGCGAGAGCCGATGCCTACAATTCTCCCGGCTGGAAGCGAATGGCGGCAAGGGCCCAGCATCGCGGCACGCGACAGCCATCGGAAGCCCGCAACATGGTGATAGACATGGAGGCCGCTTCGCCATTCGAAATTGGCGAGCGGGTGTTCCATCAGAAGTTCGGTTATGGCCGGATCACGGATATCGAGGGCGACAAGGTAACGGTCGATTTCGAGAAGGCCGGCACCAAGCGCGTTGTTGCCAGCTACATCAGCGCCGAAGACCAGATCCCCTTCTGA